The sequence TGGGGGCGGAAACATGTAATTAGAAAAATTTCATTCTTAATTCTGTTTGAGGCTAGCAATCTGGAGTTCATTAGCTTGCCATTGAAAAAGAATGCATCACACTCAATGGTTTTCAGCTGTTGCTTGTTTTAACGTCAAGGAAAGGGTGTCTCAAACTCTCTTCTGTGCTCTACAAGGTTTTAAAGATCAGAATCAGTAGCTGGATGAGTCCTGGGCTACAATTGGCCAGAATTGGTATAAAACTGTCCTTACCCTAGTTTTGTACAGGATCCGGCCAGAATCGGGATTGGCTTTGGCGGATTCGGATCCGAATTGGCCAATTGGCCAATCTGCCAATACAGTCCCGATTTTTAAATGTTGGGTGCTCTAGTAGAGCATTAGCATTGCAAATACAGGAATGAAGGTTTAAAATTTGCTTGCAAATATTTTATTGGGCAAGGGTTCTCTGGGCTGACAGGGTTTCTTATGCCCTTTCGcaagaaatattttatttatagtttttaggagagagaaaataattaaaaattttcatgtgAGGCGTAGGAAACCCTGGCGGTTCAAAGAACCTTTTCCCCTATTTTATTATAGTTGCTTGTGTAAACAGGGGGAGAGCTTTTCACTAATCTAGTCTATTTCTTCATTCCTTCATTCCTtcattttcctcctttcttggtaTACTATTTAAACACTGAAAATACAGAAGGGAAGTAAAAGGGAAATGGGTTCATCAAATTCGTTCTTTTTACTTCTTTCAATAAGTATTGTTGAAAGTTTGTTCCCCCTCCCTCCTAGAGTGGCACATTTCTTAAAAGTAATGCTTGTAGCTATTTAGTGACATGAAAACTAAGATGTATTGGTGACTCAGTGGTGCTTATGATGGAAATTCTAATGACTTAGTATGTTAtttaattttcataaattatttcatttatatttGTTTCCCCTCAAAGTGTATGCAATGTTGTTCCAtttagaattttaaaattttaaaaaatgttcAGCTCAGAGTGGTTCTCAGGTTGCATCATGGGTTTGCAGGCagataattatgaaaaaatattcTCCCACATGAAACCAAACAGCATTCTGGGGCTTTCCCACGGATTTCTTCTTGGACATCTACAGTCAGTTGGACTTGATTTCCCTAAGAACATCAGTGTTATTGCAGTGTGTCCCAAGGGAATGGGTCCATCTGTAAGGAGACTCTATGTCCAAGGCAAAGAGATAAATGGTGCTGGGATCAATTCAAGTTTTGCTGTCCATCaggtctctctctagctttgaCATTCCTTTAAACAAATTATTTTGTACATTACTGGATGTTTACCTAACCTGATTTTGTAGTCTATCCAACGCTTGTTGTTGTGCAGGATGTTGATGGCAGAGCTACAGATGTTGCTTTAGGATGGTCAGTTGCCCTTGGCTCTCCTTTTACGTTTGCTACTACTCTAGAACAAGAATATAAGAGCGACATTTTCGGGGAACGGGGTGAGATCATCGGTATCCAGTCTTCATAGATCATGGTTTACTTACTGTACTATCACCTTCTAACTGCCTGCTTCATCTGTAGGCATTTTACTTGGTGCTGTTCATGGAATTGTGGAGGCCCTGTTTAGAAGGTTCACTGAAAATGGAATGAGTGAAGATCTTGCATACAAAAACACCGTTGAGTGCATCACAGGAATAATATCGAAAACCATCTCTACAAAGGTTGCATTCTTGTCTTTGGTCTATCTTACTCATCTTCCTTCCCTCTCCTTGCTTTCTCCCTTATTGGGGATGTGCAGTTCATGGAAAAGTTTTTGCCTGGTATTTTTTGACAGGGTATGGTGGCTGTTTACAACTCCTTGTCAGATGATGGTAAAATGGAATTTGAGGCTGCATATAGTGCTTCATTTTATCCTTGTATGGATATCCTGTATGAGTGCTATGAGGATGTAGCCAGTGGGAGTGAGATCCGGAGTGTTGTCTTGGCTGGGAGTCGCTTTTATGTACGTATACCTTGTGCAGGTCACTTTTTAATTCATGGTCATAATGTCATGGAATAtggtaaagaattttttttttttttgccttctatttttctatttttcttttgtttgacaTAGTCTTTAATATTGTTTATTTAATGCAATGTATATTTGATTGAAGTTGCTTAGTTGTTTCTATTATAACTTTGCCTCGCAGGAAAAGGAGGGTCTACCAGCATTTCCAATGGGCAAAATTGATCAGACGCGAATGTGGAAAGTTGGTGAGCGAGTACGAGCTGCACGCCCAAAAGGTGACTTGGGTCCTCTGCATCCTTTCACAGCTGGAGTCTATGTGGCATTAATGATGGCTCAGGTATAAAGCCCGTTAGAATTGTTCGCTTTATAGATGTTTGTTGGTGGTATTGATGATAATACATACTGTAGAAACCTCTTCACCCTGTGCATTTATTGTCTAACATTCTATGGTTTGATTGCTGATATTGCAGATTGAGATATTGAGGAAAAAGGGGCACTCATACTCAGAGATCATCAATGAAAGTCTGATCGAGGCTGTTGATTCCCTGAACCCATTCATGCATGCAAGGGGAGTCTCATTCATGGTTGATAACTGTTCCACAACTGCTCGATTGGGTTCTAGGAAGTGGGCTCCGCGGTTTGATTACGTTCTCACTCAGCAGGCTCTGGTAGCAATAGACAAGGGTGCTCCCATCAACAGAGACCTCATTAGCAACTTTCTGTCTGACCCAGTGCACGGAGCTGTTGAGGTCTGTGCCCAACTGAGGCCTACCGTCGACATATCAGTTCCAGCGGATGCAGATTTCGTTCGCCCAGAGCTGCGCCAATCCGGCAATTAGAGTAAAGAGGATCTTTTCTCGCTAGCAGCATTTATTTTGATGGAAATAAAGCGGAACTCTTGAATTTAGGGATCTGTATAGTCTGTCTACTTggttttcctctctctctctctctctggctgaAATAAGTACTTTATTGAAAATCTACTCTTTAAGAAACATCAGTAGGGTCATGGTGAGTTGGTGATAGAGGTTGGTTTAGGCCTTCTCTCTTCTGGCCTTAGTCAACCAATTCGCTATTTGGTGAATTGAGTCCAGACCTCAATGAAATGTGCTCCCACCaacatggaaaaaaatcgtttgTAATtttgatctcgtacaattccgtacaataccaccttcaggaggtgacacgtgtattgataccaatacaatggtccagatctgatttaaatgcctcttcactgatttaacgttttattagttgtaccagatattgaccattgtattggtatcaatacatgtgtcaccccctgaaggtggtattgcacggaattgtacgagatcggaattgcagatgatttcaACCCCACCAACATTGCTCGCTGGATTCCATGCTCTTCTGGCTTcggcttctgcttctgcttctgcttcttgTGCATTTCCTGCAAAATCATATTTCGTGATAGATGTTTTCATTGAATATGGTTTTGCAGGAAGTGCACAAAAAGCAGAAGCCAAAGGGATCAGGCAAAGAATAAAGTGAGTAAAGTAGGTGGGAGCATATTccatatagatatatatatatatatatatatcaagaaatcatattttttgcaACGGATATGAGTGACGGTATTATAAAGTCTATCTTAGCGACGGTATTATAAAGTCTATATCTGAAAATAATTTATGGCTACAGGAAAATAAAATCCATTGCCAAAAATATTTTCTACAACGGTATGTAAACTACCGTCACAAATAATATAGTTCTACAACGGACATGCTATTACCATCATGGATAATGTATGTATTACGACGGATAATCTATTCCGTCTATTATCGTCACGGATAATGTATTTATTATGATGGACACATTACCGTTGCAGATAATGTATATAGCAACATGTGTTCTACCACGGTATATACCATTCCGTCTCAATGATTTCTTTTCTGTACTTCTACTACGTTTGCCTTGTTGAAGTCatcttgcttcttcttttttttttttttttttgtcagggttcaaagttcaaactgcAAACAAGGTTTTGTATGATGAAAATTTCAGTTCTGTTCTGATCTTCAACATAGTCGAAGCCACTTTCCGAAGGAATGGGTTTCAAAGATTAATCAGACAAACAAAGAAGAACGGAAACCTTGGCAGTTTTGTTACCAGTTGGTGTGTTTTTGCACCAATCTTGTTTTGAATGTCTCTAAAGTTTGAACCGTGGTGGGGCCTGGTTAAATGACTTATCCGATTGGGTCTAAAATCGTGATATAAACCTTCTAACCATGGTCGACTGTGGCTGGGAGATGGGAGAGTAGAGGTCCAACGTATAACAAGAAGGCAAAACCTAGACCCTGGgaccactgttagcaaaaacgctTTTAAAATGGATTTaaaagagtttctattttttatcgtttaaaacacgttttactGTATACTTTCCAAAAAAACAGTAAACTTCAAGCACTCCCATTCTAAACACGTTCCCATTTTTATGGCATTTTCtaagacttgatttttttaacataatgtctacttaattgaccatatctttcTCTTCCAACCTCCAATCGACCTGATTCTTTCACAAATTTGAAGCTAACTCAAaatggactatatttctcatCATATCACcttcaattcaaattcaatgCACGGACCCCGAAATTGAGCTGTAAACTGATATATttgttgaaaaatatttctaaagtgatgactttCAACTCCAATTGAACATACATCACTTTGAGAGTATATTGACTATATTGACAATAATGATTAATATCATAACCTATTTatattgctcaataagactttgaaCATGTGGGATGTATGAATTTAGCATTGGTGttgatgatattcaatgatatgtcttcgaacttataatgagacataggatgtatatgcattaatgttggatattgtagttattttgaacattagatgaaaatattcatgtaataattccttaatttatatgattgTACTACTATATTTTTATTctcgtttgtttgaaatctacacgtttaaaactcgTACCATCCCTTTTCCGTTTTTTaccattctttgtttttttgaccGTTTATTTGATCGTatccttaaaaaaatttcactgcTTAAAACCTATACCgtctgtttctgttcttttgccgttcccgttttgctaACTATGCCTCAGACCATCAATCCATGGACTCATTTTGTTAAGCTTGCAGCATGAATGTGGTTTTATTTCTTGCAGTTTGTATATAGTATCTGGTGAAAATAATAGAACATCATGTACACAATCTCCCATACGTTTATAAACAATCTAGATGATGTAGATTCACATTATGGAAGAAGATATGAAACGAAGAAGGGTCCATCCAAGAAGGCCCAATCGACCCCCACTTAGACCACTTGAGTGGTGAAGTCATCATTTAGAAATAAGGGCCCATTGGGCCATCGATTAGGATGCtatttaattagtttttttttttaataagtagatgtccattgggcccatcgatttatGTCCCCTTAATGGATATTAATGAAGTGGTATGTCCAGTTCAATTTGTTTTAGGACTCTATTTCTCTACACAGGTTTAGTCATAGTCTTAATATGACTGTAATTAGGAAGGtcctgccctctttaaatagggGGAGCTTATTGTAcaattattttcaaatttgaataaagAGAATATTGTAGTCAACTATTAGAACAGtcgagatagctgtgggtgagaaacCCTAGCCGAGACAACCACTCCTCCCCCACAttatcttgtttcttcttttattcttgcCTTCGATCAGCATTAGTCTTCTGTtatacaacgccaccccctgaagaatgctaatattagagggacaccccctctctttcaccaaattagactcgaaccccttgccgtcagtcatcgttacaaaatatataaaaaatgctgacatcagcaattcaaatttttcttaaataccattttgcccttaaaatagggaaataccaaaattgcACTTAATGGTTGTATTCtcaaaatcgattgaagatccctTCCGCCACCGCCGCCTCTGCTCCATGTCCGCCGCGTAATCCAAAAACTCATGAGGACTCTCGTTCCTCCTCACCACCTCGTTTTAAACCCTGAAATTAACTCTGCATCTCTTCAGACATAGAGAAGTAAGCCGCAGGGCAAATGTCTGAAAGGATTCTTTCCTGGTAACGGAAGAACGAGGCCGATCtgtgaaaaccctaatctcTGAATTATTCTCTTCTGTAGGAAATTGGAATATCAGATTCAGAGGTGACAGATCTCTTCTCACTTGATCGAACAAGATGGTGTTAGCAGAGCTCGGGGGGACCGGCATGATCAATTCTTACATAGTAACTGGAGGTTCCTCCTTGCTTTATTTCCAGCACACTTTTTATCTGTTCGGTGATGTCAAGGTCCAAAAGCTATGTATAACGGTGATGCCAAATCTTTGAAtctctttatcaaaaaaatgcCCCATTTGCCATCTTATTTCATGAATGGCATCATCGTTCATCGCCGGTGATGCGAGATCCGAAAAAGCGTGTCCTCCACCGCCACCGCCGCCGCAGCCGCCTCTGCTCCAGATCCACCGCCGACAGATCCGgctcatcgagaattttgcagCGGTTCAGGCACCGACAATAACGACGCAATAaggctttctttttctctttttttaaatcctctttTTGGTCAGCGGTTCAGGTCCGGCaataaggttttattttttgttttttaaatcctctcttcttcttctctagctcTTCTGGTCGCCAACAGGGtttgagaggaagaagataaacAGAGACCAGTTGTGTTAGTTGAAGAAGCTCacagcttgaagaagaagaagaagaagaagaacttcgaCAACCTTTGTGGCTCTTTCTCCTTGTATACCATGTTTCTATAGCCTCTTTCCTTGATCGATGAATCGTTTCGAATCGGTCATACCTACAATCGAGCTTCGGAAAGGTACTTGGAAGCTTGTCTattcttcagatcttcaaatctTTGCTTGTATCTTTTTTCCTTACTATTTTATctgttttaatttctttttattcctCTTCAGGTCAGCGGGACGGTAGCAGCTATGAGCCGTGTTCTTTTTTTAGGAAGCTTGAAGATTTTGGAGCCCGAGTCTTCAGAAGAATCACAATAGGGTAGGGAAGAGAGGAGTCCCGCCgccgcctctgctccatatccGCCACCGACAGATCCGGCCTCATCGATCAAAATACTGGCGATGGAGATCCGGCGAAGAAGATAATCGAAGGTTgcgttttttctcctttttttccttcaatctgtTCGGAATCTGCAGTCTGTGGTGGTCTTGGTTGGAAATCCGGCAAATTATGGTTGAAATCTATGGTTCTCTGTATTTTGAAAGCTTCACTGTAATGtaaaaatatgagtttttcaatagcaagggtataatggtcattttaagtcgacacttaacagtgactgacgataaggggtctgagtccaatttggtgaaagagagggggtgtcattctaatattggcattcttcagggggtggcgctgtaaattacccttattttattaattttgccCAGAAGTCTCCATAAATCAGAACCAATCAGCAATCTTAGTTCCAATAGGAGAGGGGTCaatctccttctctttccttttctgttcTCTGATCAGCAAGGTATCCTCAGAGGTTGCTCAAGGCTACAAGAGGAACCCTTGATCCCTGTTACAACAGCAAGCATCAAGGCCAACAGCAGCTATTGAGATTTCCTTCAGTTTTTTTTCTCCAATGGCTGAAATCAAGATTTTGTGGATCTCTTCAACCAGCCATCAGAACCAATTCAACTTTTTA is a genomic window of Macadamia integrifolia cultivar HAES 741 chromosome 13, SCU_Mint_v3, whole genome shotgun sequence containing:
- the LOC122058669 gene encoding ketol-acid reductoisomerase, chloroplastic-like, yielding MVAATSLFHSLASLSPSLSTSKSFNRVFTTPSLSLGFLSSASKTLEPLLALVSTSSYYSSTAGSAHRAQMVSMPATMPNTILDFETSVFKKEKTTLAGNDEYIVRGGRDLFPLLPDAFKGIKQIGVIGWGSQGPAQAQNLRDSLAVAKSDIVVKVGLRKGSRSFAEARAAGFTEVNGTLGDIWETILGSDLVLLLISDAAQADNYEKIFSHMKPNSILGLSHGFLLGHLQSVGLDFPKNISVIAVCPKGMGPSVRRLYVQGKEINGAGINSSFAVHQDVDGRATDVALGWSVALGSPFTFATTLEQEYKSDIFGERGILLGAVHGIVEALFRRFTENGMSEDLAYKNTVECITGIISKTISTKGMVAVYNSLSDDGKMEFEAAYSASFYPCMDILYECYEDVASGSEIRSVVLAGSRFYEKEGLPAFPMGKIDQTRMWKVGERVRAARPKGDLGPLHPFTAGVYVALMMAQIEILRKKGHSYSEIINESLIEAVDSLNPFMHARGVSFMVDNCSTTARLGSRKWAPRFDYVLTQQALVAIDKGAPINRDLISNFLSDPVHGAVEVCAQLRPTVDISVPADADFVRPELRQSGN